In Elusimicrobiota bacterium, a genomic segment contains:
- a CDS encoding ribonuclease P protein component, which produces LLTWRVRPVESSAAPARVGVVASRASVGDAVHRNRAKRRLGSPVNNGGLVNSVS; this is translated from the coding sequence CTCCTGACCTGGCGCGTGCGCCCCGTGGAATCGTCAGCCGCCCCGGCCCGTGTGGGCGTGGTCGCCTCCCGCGCCTCCGTCGGCGATGCCGTCCACCGCAACCGCGCCAAGCGCCGCCTGGGCAGCCCGGTTAACAACGGCGGCTTGGTGAACTCCGTGTCATAA